GATTCCTACTGCCCCTGCCAATATATATTTACACAACATGGCGGTTGTGGCGAAGTGGTTAACGCACCGGATTGTGGCTCCGGCATTCGTGGGTTCGATTCCCATCAGTCGCCCCATTTTTATTTTAAAAATTACAAATAATCTAATGGATACTTACATATAATTAAGTAAGAATTCGATGGGCTATAGCCAAGCGGTAAGGCAACGGACTTTGACTCCGTCATGCGCTGGTTCGAATCCAGCTAGCCCAGCCATTTTTGCGGAAGTAGTTCAGTGGTAGAATACAACCTTGCCAAGGTTGGGGTCGCGGGTTCGAATCCCGTCTTCCGCTCCAATAAAATTTTATATGGCGGCATAGCCAAGTGGTAAGGCAGAGGTCTGCAAAACCTTTATCACCGGTTCAAATCCGGTTGCCGCCTTTTCTTTTGTGCCGATGTGGCGAATTGGCAGACGCGCACGACTCAAAATCGTGTTCCTTCGGGAGTGTCGGTTCGACCCCGACCATCGGTATCATGAACGGCGTAAAAAGCTCTATACAATTAGTATAGAGCTTTTTTGTTTTCTTTTCATTACATGACAAAATAAGCAGAAAAAATATTGCATATACAATATTCCTTTCGAGCACTCTAGAGAGAATTTCTCCACCCCGGTGACATGAAGTTAAATCCGACACCACCAGTAGATATTAGTACATTATCAACGGTTAAGTTTGTAATTTCTAAAAACTTCTTTTCAAACTCTTCTCTGTTGTACTTATACATAGTTGAGTGGCACGCCCACATATGTGTTGAAGTACTTAACCAGTCCCCTAATTCCTTCAATTCAGGAAACGCCTTAAATTGGATTGTTTCATCTAATTTCATGAATCTTACTTGATAGATAGTTGGGTTTAACTTATCTCCTATTCCTTTAAAAGCATGTGATTTTTTGTCTTTTGAATGTGTCATAATTCTCCCTCCATCTTTTCTTCAAATTATTTCCTATTTTTATTATATAACAATAGAAAGTAATTATGGAAATATTATAGAAATCGGTATCGGCAATATAAAAAGACTCTAACAGAAATGTTAGAGTCTTTTTGTTAAATTATACTATGTGCTTCTAAAATTCGTAATAAACGTAGGAATTCATGTATAATATAACTTGTCGAAAGAACAAAATGATAGTGATTTATATTATGTCTGTAATATGAATCAAAAATGAACTTTTTATATTTCTTTTAAAAATGTGTTGAACACACATTATATTTCATATTAATATTTTTATGTAGATTTAAAACGGGAAAGAGAGTGGAAAGTATGGGCCGTAAATGGAACAATATTAAAGACAAAAAAGCATCAAAAGATGCAAATACAAGCCGTATATACGCGAAATTTGGGCGTGAAATTTATGTGGCAGCAAAACAAGGCGAGCCAGATCCAGAATCAAACCAAGCGCTAAGAGTTGTATTAGAGCGTGCGAAAACATACAATGTTCCAAGAACAATTATTGATCGTGCAGTTGAAAAAGCAAAAGGCGGTTCAGAAGAAAATTATGACGAGCTTCGTTATGAAGGATTCGGACCAAATGGAGCTATGGTTATTGTAGATACACTTACAAATAACGTAAACCGTACTGCAGCAGATGTACGAGCTGCATTTAGCAAAAATAGTGGTAATATGGGTGTGAACGGTTCTGTAGCTTACATGTTTGATGCGACAGCTGTTATCGGCCTTGAAGGTAAAACATCAGATGAAGTTCTTGAAATTTTAATGGAAGCAGATGTAGATGCACGTGACATTCTAGAAGAAGAAGATTCTGTTATCGTGTATGCTGAACCAGATCAATTCCATGCAGTACAATCTGCACTTAAAGGTGCTGGCGTTGAGGAGTTTACAGTTGCAGAATTAACAATGCTTGCACAAAGTGATGTAACACTTCCTGAAGATGCTCAAGCACAATTTGAGAAAATGGTTGATGCATTAGAAGATTTGGAAGATGTTCAACAAGTTTATCACAACGTAGACTTAGGAGAGTAATACGATATATGACCCTTTTCGCTTAGCGGATAGGGTCTTTTTTATGAAGTTAATTAAGGTGATGAAGTATTAAAGGTATTTTGTTGTAGGTAGTGAATATGATTATAGGGATATATAAAATATTCATTATCTCTAGGAGGCTTAATATGGAACATAAGACACCAAAGCATATAGTTGCTGTAGCAGGTTATTTAACAAATGAAAAAAATGAAGTGTTATTAACAAAAGTGCACTGGCGAGCTGATACGTGGGAGTTGCCAGGAGGACAGGTAGAAGAAGGCGAAGCGCTCGATCAAGCTGTCTGTAGGGAAATAAAAGAGGAAACAGGGTTAACGGTGAAGCCTATCGGAATTACAGGGGTTTATTATAATACCTTTATGCATATTCTAGCTGTTGTTTTTAAAGTAGCATATATAAGTGGTGAAATAAAAACTCAACCTGAAGAGATACAAGAGGCTAAATTTGTTGATTTAAATGAAGAGAACATAGATGAGTATATAACGCGTCCTCATATGAAATCCAGAACGCTTGATGCAATGAGAGCAACACATTTTATTCCGTATGAAACGTGGGAAGTACAGCCGTATAATTTAATAGGAAGATTGTAAAGAAAAGAGTAGCCGATTTGAGATACATTCGAATCACTACTCTTTTTTGTATACTGTTTAAGAAAAAGGTCAAAATAATAATAGCACTAGTATTGATTTGTAGAACGTTTGTTCTGTATAATAAATCTATATGTTATATACATTTAGATTACTAGATAGTCAAAAGTATATATATTTGTAGATGATATAATTAAAGTGTAAAGTAAAAATATAATAGTCTTAAGGGTTTCTCTTTTATTGGTTATTCGTGCTTTAACATAACCTATATTCAATATTTCAGATGAATAGTAGATAAAAAAATACTGTGATACAATACTTTTTTATCCCACTATTTGCTGGGCAGTAAGCCTGATTGATGAGGGCTCATTAAAGTTTCACTTTATACCTTACAATGATGTAAGGTACGTGTAAGAGAAATCGATGGGATATTTTTTTACAACAATGTATTCTTAAGTAAGAGTTATATGCTGTGTGGAAAAGAGGTGTTCAAGATGAAAGAACGAGTATTATCTAGGGTGAACTATCATCAAAAAGTTGCATTAAATCCAATGACTAAACTTTTTTATAAAGCCATTATATTATTATTATTGTTAAGTTGTACGTTATTATTCATTGGAAATGTAATGATTGAGAAAAGTGATATTAGTAAATTACATGTACCGGCTAAGTTAGAGGTGCCAGAATCATTAACACATGCATTTATTGCGACAGAAGATAAAAGATTTTATCATCATAACGGTTTAGATTATATAGCAATTATTAGGGCCTCAGTTGAGAATATAAAGGCTGGTGGTGTCGTGCAAGGAGGAAGCACGATTACACAACAGCTATCTAAAAATGCCTTTTTAACAAATGAACGTACATTTTCTCGTAAGTGGAAAGAGATTTTTTATACGAAAAAAATTGAACGCACATTTACGAAGGATGAAATTTTAAAATTATATGTAAGTAATATTTATTATGGAGAAGGAGCGTGGGGAATTGAAAAAGCAGCAAACCTTTACTTCGGTAAAAAGGTGAACCAATTAACGTTGGCTGAAAGTGCAATGATGGCTGCTGTAGTAAAAGCACCTGCTTATTACTCACCTGCCCAAAACTATGATAAAGCAGTAGAGAGACGAAATGTCGTTTTGAGACTAATGGAGAAAGAAGGCTATATAAGCCATGATGAGTATGTTCAAGCAGTTAGTGAGAAATTAGTAATTCGTCATGATATAAAAATAGAGCAGTCGATGTTAAATAGCGCGCGTAAAAAAGCAGTAAGTTAAGAGAAGTTCCTACAGAGGAGCTTCTTTTTTTGAATAAATTGTGACAAATTGTGACACAATATCGTCACAATTATTGTGTTTTTGTAATTTATGTGAGCGTGTTCATTGCGTGACGTATATAAGTGTTGATATTATGTGTATTGTGTACAATGCTGTATACAGAATATGAATTTAAAGAGGAATGTATATGAAATCAAATAAACTCATGGCTCTTGGTATAGTTTTTTCTATCGCAGTATTGATTGTAATTGGAACAATTGCGTATAGCATCATAAATGACAAAAAAGATAAAGGGAATGAGATGTTTGCTTATTCTACGCAACAATCTTTAGGGAAAGATGATGCTCCAGTTAAGGTAGTTGAATTTGGAGACTTTAAATGTCCTGCTTGTCGTACTTGGGATGTAACAGTATTACCTCGATTAAAAGAAGAGTATATTGATAAAGGCAAAGTGCAGTTATATTTTATTAACTTCCCATTTATCGGAAAAGACTCGGATTTAGGTGCAGCAGCTGGTGAAGCAATTTATAAACAAGATAAAGATTCATTCTGGATTTTCTATGATGAGATTTATCAAAATCAAAAGAAAGATACGGAAGAATGGATTACAGAAGATTTGCTTCTTAGCATTGTGAAAGAAAAACTTCCAAAAGTTGATGTAGAGCAATTTAAGAAAGATTTACACAGTAAAGACATTAAAGAAAAAGTACGTAAAGATTCAGATCGTGCTCAAAAATTAAAAGTTCAAGGTGCTCCTTCTGTATATGTAAACGGTAATCTTGCAAACCCTGATTTCGATAGTATGAAGAAGGCAATTGATAAAGAATTGAAAAAGTGATGAGGTCTCTCATCACTTTTTCGACTTTTTTCGATAAAATTCTTGCCTCTACTTTTTTTACATGCTATACTACTTTACATAAGTTATTCTAATATCTTATATGTAATTCATATTTGCGGGTGTAGTTTAGTGGTAAAACAAGAGCCTTCCAAGCTCTGGTCGAGAGTTCGATTCTCTTCACCCGCTCCAAATTTTATTAAATGTTTTTCTATAAATTGTGATCAACGCAGTGTTTCGTTTCCGAGATAAACGAGGCATTGCGTTTTTTAATGTTTGAAAAACCTAATTACATGCGAAAATAGAAGTAAATAATAGTATTCCAAAAGTGAATTACTAACCAATAGAGTCGTTACATAAGGGATGGATTCATCTGAGGAGGCGATTAAGAGTGGATTTTGAACAATTAAAGCAAGATGTAATTGCGTATAGTAAAACAATTGGCATAGATAAAATAGGCTTTGCGAGTGCTTCTCCTTTTGAGGAATTAAAGCAGCGCTTAATCCAGCAACAACAATTAAATTATCAATCTGGATTTGAAGAGCCTGATATAGAGAAGAGAACGAATCCGCAACTGTTATTACCGGGTGCTAAATCAATTATTGCGATTGCTTTAGCATATCCTTCAAAATTAAAAAATGCACCATTAAGTAAGCGTGGAGAACGCCGTGGGATTTTTTGTCGTGCTTCTTGGGGACAAGATTATCATCTTGTTTTACGAGATCGTTTGCAAAAATTAGAAGCATATTTAATTGAAAAACTTCCGGATATAGAAGTGAAGTCCATGGTTGATACAGGTGAATTAAGTGATCGAGCTGTATCAGAGCGTGCAGGCATTGGATGGAGCGGTAAAAACTGCTCTATTATTACACCTGAATTTGGTTCGTACGTATACTTAGGGGAAATGATTACAAATGTTCCATTCCCGCCAGATAAGCCGATAGAAGATCAATGCGGGGGCTGTACGAAATGTATCGATATTTGTCCTACCGGTGCTTTAATACAGGGGGGACAGTTAGATTCGAAGAAGTGCATTGCGTTTTTAACACAGACGAAAGGATTCCTACCTGAAGAATATCGCGATAAAATAGGAAATCGTATATATGGATGTGATACGTGTCAGACTGTTTGCCCGAAAAACAAAGGAATGGATTTTCATAATCATCCTGAGATGGAGCCGGATCCTGAGCTAGTTAAACCATTATTAACGCCACTTTTAACAATTAGTAATCGTGATTTTAAAGAGAAATATGGGATTATGTCAGGGTCATGGAGAGGGAAAAAGCCACTGCAAAGAAATGCGATTTTAGCATTAGCACATTTTAAAGAAACATCGGCAATTCCTGATTTAATTGGTGTTATGAAAGATGACCCAAGACCAGTACTACGCGGAACGGCAGCATGGGCACTTGGGAAAATTGGCGGAGATGGAGTAGGCGAAGCGATTGAGAAAGCGATGGAACGTGAGAAAGATGAAGAAGTGCTTCATGAAATGAATCGCGGGCTTGAATTGTTAGCACAGAAAAAAGAGTAGATAATATTTCCCTTTTTCATATTGTAATATGGGAGGGAGACAGAATGGTTGTAAAAACGAAGATTGAAAACCAATTACAACAATTTTTAGCATATATAACGGAGAAAAGAACGAATGTGGATGGTATTGCTGAGGATTTACTACAAATGGCACTGAGAAAGAAACAATTGTTTCAAAGACGTAGTGCACATATAGTGAAAGCAACTGCGGATGTTTCTTTCATTAGACAATTAAATAGTAATGACCATCAAGAAATTGATTATCAAATACATTTTAAATATTTAATTAAGCATAAAGAATTATTTTATATTGAAGAGGAACAATTAAAACGAAGAGTTTGTTTAAATAATAGTCGGATTATAGGCGATTATGCTATTGAAGTGTCAGAAGAAATTAGAATGGGTGAGACATTAGAAAGGGAAATTACGAAAGAGAAGTACGGTTCTTATCAGTATAATCGTTTAGAGGCAGTGAAATATGCAGAGCGTTGGTGGGATGACCGAAATCCTATGTATCGTAATTTCCCTGATAATTGTACGAATTTCATTTCTCAATGTCTTCATACTGGAGAAGTACCTATGAGCGGATATCCTAATATTCGTAAAGGATGGTGGCAAAGGGAGAATCAGTGGAGCTGGAGCTGGGCTGTTGCACATTCTTTTTATTGGTATTTGTCAGGTGCTACAACAGGACTTCGAGCAGAGGCGGTAGAGAGGCCAGAAGAACTTATTCTTGGAGATGTCATTGCTTATGATTTCGAGGATGACGGAAGATGGAATCATACGACGATTGTAGTAGCAAAAGATGCAGATGGTATGCCGCTTGTAAATGCACATTCAGCGAATAGCCGTCGACGTTATTGGAACTATGAAGACTCTAGTAAATATACACCACAAATGAAATATAAATTCTTTCATATTATTAATGGGTAGAGATTTTTCGCTCAAGTGGTATAATACGTAGTAGACAAAAAACAGAGGTGAATATCGCGTGGGAGTACATGTTGTTTTATATCAGCCAGAAATTCCAGCAAATACAGGGAATATTGCTCGTACTTGTGCAGCAACTGGAACAGAATTACATTTGATTAGACCGCTTGGATTTTCAACGGATGATAAAATGTTAAAGCGTGCAGGATTAGATTATTGGCAGCACGTAAAAATTACGTACTATGATTCAATTGAAGAATTTTATGAAAAAAATAAAGACGGTGAATTCTTCTATTTAACAAAGTATGGCGAGAAAGCTCATACAGCGTTTGACTATAGCAAGCGCGAGAAGGATTACTATTTTGTATTTGGAAGAGAAACAAACGGCTTACCAGCTAATGTAATCGAAGAAAACTTTGATCATTGTTTACGTATTCCAATGACAGATAAAGTACGTTCATTAAATTTATCTAATACAGCAGCAATTTTAATTTATGAAGCGTTCCGTCAACAAAATTACCCTGGATTAGATTTAGAAATCGTTTATTAAAAGTCGCCATATGGCGACTTTTTTTTATAAAATAAAAATAATATATAATCATACATTTAAAAGAGGAGACATAATCATATAGAATGGGATATATGATTAAAAATAGATAAGACGGGTTGAGATAAATATGAAGGAAGAATATGGTAATCAAAATACCTTTTTAAGTATGATAGATATGGATTTAATTAGACAAGGATTATTACATGCTATTCAAGATTTAGTATTCATATTGAAAGTTATTGATAATGAAACGTTTCAATATATGTATGTGAATAAAATAGGAATGGATTATGCTAGGTTAAGCGAAGAGTGCTATGGAAAAACTTTTGCAGAAGTATTACCAAAAGATATAGCGGGGATATTGCAAAGGCAATATGCAAAAGTAGTGAGAGAAGCGAAAGCACACACCTTTTGTGATGTAGTCAATTTACCAAAAGGTGAGATACATTATGAATCTTCACTTAATCCTGTCTGCGACGAAGAAGGAATATGTCAATTTATTATTTGTATTACAAGAGATATTACAGCTCAAATTGAGGAGAAGACAGAGATAGAGGAAAAACAAATGTTATTTAAGTCGTTACTGGAATATAATAATGACTCAATTATATCTATAGATTCTATAGGGAGAGTTACATATGCAAATCCGGCAACGTATGAAATATTTGGATACCGGTATGAGGAATTAAATAATAAATTTATTTTTGAATTCATTAATAAAGAATATGAAAAAGATTTTCAAATTATATTTAAGGGATCGATGCAAGGAAAAGCAAAACAAATTGTTTCAAAGAAATATGTTCATAAAGAAGGGTACGAGCTATATATTTCTTTGAGAACTATCCCGATTATTGTGAACGGTGAAATTGTTGGGATTTATATTGTTACGAGAGATGTTACAAGGCAAGTATTAAACGAAATGCGAACAGAATATTTAGCTTACTATGACCAGTTAACGGGATTAATGAATAGAATTTCATGTACAAATAAGTTAAATACTTTTTTAAATGAGAGTGTAAATTTTGCACTTGTATTTATAGATTTAGATGAGTTTCATCGTATTAATGATACATTTGGTCATAAAGAGGGAGATAAAGTATTACAAAAAGTTACAGAATGTTTAAGCAATCTAAAAATAGAAGATATGCACTTATTTAGAGAACACGATGATCAATTTGTTATGTTGATAGAAAATATAACGAAAGAATATGTAGAGGAAATTGCAAAAAGCATACTGAAAAATATTAGTGAATCTTTTGTAATCGAAGAAGAAGATGTATATTTAAGTGCGTCAATTGGAATTGTAATGGTTCCAGCAGATGGAGAAGATGAAAAAATACTATTTCAGAGAGTCGATGCTGCTTTAGAAAAAGCAAAAGAAAAAGGAAAAGGACATTATCATTTTTATTGTAGTGGATTAGACTGTGAGCGTGAACAAAGGTTTATAATAGAAAACCAGTTACATCGTGCTATAGAAAAAAATGAATTTTTCTTATATTATCAGCCACAAATTAATATTGAAACGAAAAAAATAGCTAGTATGGAAGCTTTAATAAGGTGGGAGAATAAGGAATTAGGACTTGTTTCTCCAAACCAATTTATTCCGTTGGCAGAAAGAACAGGCTTTATTATTAAGCTCGATGAATGGGTAGTAAATCAAGTGTGTCAGCAACTGCGCGAATGGTTAAATAAAGGATATGAAGTGGTCCCAATTGCGGTTAATATTTCAGCTAGACACTTTCGTTCTATTACATTAATAGAGATGATTACACGGGCTTTACATAAGTACAATGTACCAGCTCATTTATTAGCGATAGAGGTTACAGAAGGAGCTCTTATACATAAAGATATATCGAAGAGAGTGTTAATACAATTAAAAGAACAAAATTTAAAGATTCATTTAGATGATTTTGGAACAGGCTACTCATCTTTAAGTTATTTAAAAACATATCCAATTGATACTTTAAAAATTGATCGTTCTTTTATGGAGGGTATACATATAGATGAACGTGATACGAATATTACAGCTGCAATTATTCATTTAGCTCATACTTTAGAATTGAATGTAATTGCAGAGGGAGTAGAAAAAAAGGAGCAAATACAGTTTTTGAAAGAAAAGAATGTGAAGCTTGTACAAGGTTATTATTATAGCCGACCAATATCCAAATATGATATGGAAAATATGTATTATAAATAAAAAAATGATGTGCTAAAAGCACATCATTTTTTATGTGTACCTGGTTTGTCGTTGTAACCGGATGTAAAAATAGCTGTAAGAAATGTGAGTGATACACCTAAAATTAATAATAATTTCATACTAATATCCTCCTTACTTTTTTCGGTTCATGAGTTTTATTTATTATCCAAAATGTATGTAAGGTTCTTAGAAGAAAAGAATTTATTTATAATGAATAGCAGTGTAAAAACGTTAATACCTATATTATACAGAATTTTCTTTGAATTTTGGAGAGAATTTTAGCGTGCTATTATATATTTCGTTTTGATTTAAAGAATGTTTAAGGACATCCTAGCATACCTTTTATAATAATCCGATTGAACAAGGAGATGGGGGAGGAGCTATAATGGATATTCTAAAAAAGATTGAACAGCACCGAGAAGCAGAAGAACGTTTACAATGGGAAGGTACGTTTGCGGAGTATTTGGAGCTTGTGAAAGAAAGACCATGGGTGGCTCAAACAGCACACTCTCGCATTTACAATATGATAAAAGATGCTGGAATTGAAGAAGTTGATGGTAGAAGAAAGTATAACTTCTTTAGTAATCAGCTCTTTGGATTAGAGGATGCTCTAGAACGTCTTGTAGAGGAATATTTTCATCCATCTGCAAAACGATTAGATGTTAGAAAAAGAATTTTATTATTAATGGGTCCTGTTAGTGGAGGGAAATCAACGTTAGTTACAATGTTGAAACGAGGATTAGAAACATATTCAAGAACAGATCGCGGAGCAATTTTTGCAATTAAAGGATGCCCAATGCACGAGGATCCACTGCATTTAATTCCACATCATTTACGAGATGATTTCTTTGATGAGTATGGGGTTAGAATTGAAGGGAATTTATCACCACTAAATGTCATGCGTTTAGAGCAAGAATACGGATCAAGAATTGAGGATGTAGTTGTAGAGCGTATTTTCTTCTCTGAAGATCGCCGTACAGGGATTGGTACATTTAGCCCGTCTGATCCAAAATCACAAGATATTGCAGATTTAACAGGTAGTCTGGACTTTTCTACGATTGCAGAATATGGTTCAGAATCAGACCCGCGTGCGTATCGATTTGATGGAGAATTAAATAAGGCAAACCGAGGAATGATGGAGTTCCAAGAGATGTTAAAATGCGATGAGAAGTTTTTATGGCACTTATTATCACTTACGCAAGAAGGGAATTTCAAAGCGGGAAGATTTGCGCTTATTTCAGCAGATGAATTAATTGTAGCGCATACGAATGAAACAGAGTATCGCTCATTTATAGCAAATAAGAAAAATGAAGCATTGCACTCAAGAATTATTGTAATGCCAGTTCCTTATAATTTACGGGTAAGTGAAGAAGAACATATTTATGAAAAAATGATTCGTGAAAGTGATGTATCGAATGTTCACATTGCACCACACACACTTCGCGTTGCAGCAATGTTCACTATTTTAACTCGTTTAAAAGATCCGAAGCGTCCGGATATTGATTTAATTAAAAAGATGCGTTTGTATGATGGAGAAACGGTAGAAGGTTATAATGCGATTGATGTAGAAGAATTACAACGCGAATATCAAGATGAAGGTATGAAGGGTATTGATCCTCGTTATGTCATTAACCGAATTTCGTCTACAATCATTCGAAAAGAGGTACCATCTATTAACGCGTTAGATGTACTTAGATCTTTAAAAGATGGGCTAGATCAGCATCCATCCATTAGTAATGAAGACCGTGAACGTTACATGAATTTCATCTCATTAGCGAGAAAAGAATACGATGAAATCGCGAAGAAAGAAGTACAAAAAGCGTTTGTTTATTCATATGAAGAATCAGCTAAGACGCTTATGGATAATTACTTAGATAACGTCGAGGCGTACTGCAATAAATCGAAATTACGTGATCCGTTAACAGGAGAAGAAATGAGTCCAGATGAAAAATTAATGCGCTCAATTGAAGAGCAAATTGGAATTTCAGAAAATGCTAAGAAAGCGTTCCGTGAAGAGATTTTAATTCGCATTTCTGCTTATGCCCGTAAAGGAAAACGCTTTGATTATAATTCACATGAACGTCTTCGTGAAGCGATTCAGAAAAAACTATTTGCTGATTTAAAAGATATAGTGAAAATTACAACATCAACGAAAACGCCGGACGAAAATCAGCTTAAGAAAATCAATGATGTTGTTGCGCGTTTAATTGATGAGCATGGCTATAATTCTTCTTCAGCAAATGAATTACTACGCTATGTAGGTAGCTTGTTAAACAGATAGTTTGATAACAAAACGCTGTCTCTTGTATTTTGCGGGACAGCGTTTTATTATCCGTTCATATGTGTATAAAGTGTCATACCTTGTCCAAATGTAATAAATTAAGATGCAATTTTATGAATTTATTGTCAATTATTTTTACAATATGCATATGATAGAGTAACCAACCATTCATACGAAAAAAGCCAACACAATACAATATGTTGCAAAGTAAAAATATGTGCAACAATGCATTGTGTTTCTTTCTTATCAGTGGCTGAATATTTCTTTCTATTATGTGAGTGGCAAAATTTTGTTTAGGATGCTCGGGGTGTTGTATGAAAAACGTTATAAATGTTTATGGGATGATTTTCTGTGGGCAGTTACCTTTCAAACATTCTAGCTTGCACATTACAGAACAAAATTTATAGATTGCTGTTCATACAGGAAGACAATTACAGTAAGGAGGGAAAGGAATGGGCGAAGAAAATCAACCAAATTATACGATTTCACAGGAA
This genomic interval from Bacillus thuringiensis contains the following:
- a CDS encoding DUF3884 family protein, translating into MTHSKDKKSHAFKGIGDKLNPTIYQVRFMKLDETIQFKAFPELKELGDWLSTSTHMWACHSTMYKYNREEFEKKFLEITNLTVDNVLISTGGVGFNFMSPGWRNSL
- a CDS encoding YebC/PmpR family DNA-binding transcriptional regulator — translated: MGRKWNNIKDKKASKDANTSRIYAKFGREIYVAAKQGEPDPESNQALRVVLERAKTYNVPRTIIDRAVEKAKGGSEENYDELRYEGFGPNGAMVIVDTLTNNVNRTAADVRAAFSKNSGNMGVNGSVAYMFDATAVIGLEGKTSDEVLEILMEADVDARDILEEEDSVIVYAEPDQFHAVQSALKGAGVEEFTVAELTMLAQSDVTLPEDAQAQFEKMVDALEDLEDVQQVYHNVDLGE
- a CDS encoding NUDIX hydrolase, with protein sequence MEHKTPKHIVAVAGYLTNEKNEVLLTKVHWRADTWELPGGQVEEGEALDQAVCREIKEETGLTVKPIGITGVYYNTFMHILAVVFKVAYISGEIKTQPEEIQEAKFVDLNEENIDEYITRPHMKSRTLDAMRATHFIPYETWEVQPYNLIGRL
- a CDS encoding transglycosylase domain-containing protein, with the protein product MKERVLSRVNYHQKVALNPMTKLFYKAIILLLLLSCTLLFIGNVMIEKSDISKLHVPAKLEVPESLTHAFIATEDKRFYHHNGLDYIAIIRASVENIKAGGVVQGGSTITQQLSKNAFLTNERTFSRKWKEIFYTKKIERTFTKDEILKLYVSNIYYGEGAWGIEKAANLYFGKKVNQLTLAESAMMAAVVKAPAYYSPAQNYDKAVERRNVVLRLMEKEGYISHDEYVQAVSEKLVIRHDIKIEQSMLNSARKKAVS
- a CDS encoding DsbA family protein, whose amino-acid sequence is MKSNKLMALGIVFSIAVLIVIGTIAYSIINDKKDKGNEMFAYSTQQSLGKDDAPVKVVEFGDFKCPACRTWDVTVLPRLKEEYIDKGKVQLYFINFPFIGKDSDLGAAAGEAIYKQDKDSFWIFYDEIYQNQKKDTEEWITEDLLLSIVKEKLPKVDVEQFKKDLHSKDIKEKVRKDSDRAQKLKVQGAPSVYVNGNLANPDFDSMKKAIDKELKK
- the queG gene encoding tRNA epoxyqueuosine(34) reductase QueG, which gives rise to MDFEQLKQDVIAYSKTIGIDKIGFASASPFEELKQRLIQQQQLNYQSGFEEPDIEKRTNPQLLLPGAKSIIAIALAYPSKLKNAPLSKRGERRGIFCRASWGQDYHLVLRDRLQKLEAYLIEKLPDIEVKSMVDTGELSDRAVSERAGIGWSGKNCSIITPEFGSYVYLGEMITNVPFPPDKPIEDQCGGCTKCIDICPTGALIQGGQLDSKKCIAFLTQTKGFLPEEYRDKIGNRIYGCDTCQTVCPKNKGMDFHNHPEMEPDPELVKPLLTPLLTISNRDFKEKYGIMSGSWRGKKPLQRNAILALAHFKETSAIPDLIGVMKDDPRPVLRGTAAWALGKIGGDGVGEAIEKAMEREKDEEVLHEMNRGLELLAQKKE
- a CDS encoding amidase domain-containing protein, coding for MVVKTKIENQLQQFLAYITEKRTNVDGIAEDLLQMALRKKQLFQRRSAHIVKATADVSFIRQLNSNDHQEIDYQIHFKYLIKHKELFYIEEEQLKRRVCLNNSRIIGDYAIEVSEEIRMGETLEREITKEKYGSYQYNRLEAVKYAERWWDDRNPMYRNFPDNCTNFISQCLHTGEVPMSGYPNIRKGWWQRENQWSWSWAVAHSFYWYLSGATTGLRAEAVERPEELILGDVIAYDFEDDGRWNHTTIVVAKDADGMPLVNAHSANSRRRYWNYEDSSKYTPQMKYKFFHIING
- the trmL gene encoding tRNA (uridine(34)/cytosine(34)/5-carboxymethylaminomethyluridine(34)-2'-O)-methyltransferase TrmL; this encodes MGVHVVLYQPEIPANTGNIARTCAATGTELHLIRPLGFSTDDKMLKRAGLDYWQHVKITYYDSIEEFYEKNKDGEFFYLTKYGEKAHTAFDYSKREKDYYFVFGRETNGLPANVIEENFDHCLRIPMTDKVRSLNLSNTAAILIYEAFRQQNYPGLDLEIVY
- a CDS encoding sensor domain-containing protein, which gives rise to MKEEYGNQNTFLSMIDMDLIRQGLLHAIQDLVFILKVIDNETFQYMYVNKIGMDYARLSEECYGKTFAEVLPKDIAGILQRQYAKVVREAKAHTFCDVVNLPKGEIHYESSLNPVCDEEGICQFIICITRDITAQIEEKTEIEEKQMLFKSLLEYNNDSIISIDSIGRVTYANPATYEIFGYRYEELNNKFIFEFINKEYEKDFQIIFKGSMQGKAKQIVSKKYVHKEGYELYISLRTIPIIVNGEIVGIYIVTRDVTRQVLNEMRTEYLAYYDQLTGLMNRISCTNKLNTFLNESVNFALVFIDLDEFHRINDTFGHKEGDKVLQKVTECLSNLKIEDMHLFREHDDQFVMLIENITKEYVEEIAKSILKNISESFVIEEEDVYLSASIGIVMVPADGEDEKILFQRVDAALEKAKEKGKGHYHFYCSGLDCEREQRFIIENQLHRAIEKNEFFLYYQPQINIETKKIASMEALIRWENKELGLVSPNQFIPLAERTGFIIKLDEWVVNQVCQQLREWLNKGYEVVPIAVNISARHFRSITLIEMITRALHKYNVPAHLLAIEVTEGALIHKDISKRVLIQLKEQNLKIHLDDFGTGYSSLSYLKTYPIDTLKIDRSFMEGIHIDERDTNITAAIIHLAHTLELNVIAEGVEKKEQIQFLKEKNVKLVQGYYYSRPISKYDMENMYYK